A region of the Salvia splendens isolate huo1 chromosome 11, SspV2, whole genome shotgun sequence genome:
TAACAAATTTTGAATCATAAAATCGCCCGATCGGGCATTTTAGGCACgtaaatcgcccgaccgggcgaagtttCTGGACTAAACAGTGCTGAACGAAATTGCTTTTGTGACGCATAACTATTATGCGTCTCTATTTggtgacgcataactcttatgcgtcgttaCTTGGTAACGCATAAGTGTTATGCGTCGTTTATTGgtgacgcataatgcttatgcgtcaccAAGTGAATTTCGTTTCTACACTGAATTCACATTTTTGAACATTTTTTCCGGGTTGTGTGTGGCTTTTTGAAACACATAATGTTACAAAATTTTTAGTCTAGACATAATAAAACACATCATAAATGTCGACAACATCTCACAAATGTTGATACATACATAACATCTCAAATACACAAGTTCAGATGCAAATGGCTACCATGACTTTACTGAACGGCACCGGCTGAGCAATTTCTTCGGTCATGCCCCTCTATCCCGCAATTTCTGCAACGACGGGGAGCTCTCGGTTCATCCTCCTCCtggacatccatttgattaagTATCCTCCTTCTTCTAACTCGGCCACGCGTTCTAGGAATCAACTGCTGAGGGGTGATGCACAATTTCCATGAAGGTGCAACCCAATACTCTTCATGTCTTGGTGCATCAAATGAAACTTCACTATAGTACTGTGATCTCCATGTACCTAGGTAGTACTTCTCATCTATCAGGTCAATCATAACATGACCTCTGTCTCTAGCAACCGCACAAGCATGCGAACAAGGgattctccacatctgccacttaccACAACTGCAACTCGATTCCAAATACCTGACTATTTGAACATTGTTGCCCTTTGACACTCCTTGTACGATTCTTCCTCGAGTTCGGACATGGTACTTCCCTAGATCTCGGTCAATGACAGTGATGTAATGTTTTCGCCCCTTTGAGTCATTCTTAGCAAGTCTGTCCCTCGCCCATGGGGTTAATTCACCTTCGGTGTGTTCTATTGTTGTCTTCTTCTCCGCCCACCATTTTACCGTCCtccaaaatgtcaaatcaacCAACGCTCTAATCGGCAACTCTCTCACACCCCTCAAGACGTTATTGTAGCACTCCGACATGTTTGTGGTGGCCACCCCCCACCTAACTCCACCATCGTAGCACAGTGACCAACATTCTTTTGTAATCCTATTCAGCATTCGAACCGCACCACTGTTGACATCATATAGTGCTCGACGTCTTCTGGCAAATTTACGTTCCTGAGAACTGACCCCCAACTTCCATATAATGGCCTTCACATTGGGGCCCTTGtgcttcttcaacacatttgccctcacatgaagcaaacaaaatttgtggtgtatctgcggggccctagtcatgatttcagactccattgcattcaagagtcctttatgcctatctgatataatgcacacctccctctcgtatttcactacatgagttctgacatgatccaaaaaccacgaccaactgtcattggtttcttcatccaccacagcatatgcaataggcaagcatgtcttgttagcatcaaaaccacaagcaacaagcaacttacctttaaatcttcctcgaaggtgagtcccgtccactgttaacaccggtgcggccttctggaacgcatgtattgcaggcccaaatgcccagaaaacatagttgaacaccattgtacgcctctgactcaacagatcgttatgcttccactcaacaattgtgcccatattctgtgactggagttcaaacatgtagcttggcaactgcctaaacgactcctcccatccaccgtatacaaactctatagcctttctctttgcataccacgccttcttataactgattaacacaccaaatctgtcttgaatatcagctattattgagaagaccttgaaatcggcacattgtcgcacatgatgtcgaatcaacagagctatcattggggctgaaaagttagcatgatctctATTAGCACGATGGCCTATACAGGTATGTCGattcttccacttcctaacttcccacatatcgtcatgcgacctttgtgtaactgaaacctcccacttacattccctcgccttttcagcatcggtggtgctgatgatgcctgcccctgtgactgtcgttcctgctggaaatttgcatacagcatgccaccttcttaatttgctctcgacaaccttaaactgtttttcattccataaactccacatagttatagcagttttcacgtgtagcttggaatcaaattttgttcccaacacaatccgatgcggctcattctcattccaatacaaaaggctgtgttcattacctcccacatcatccgatactccagaaggacgacttggtaattcacgaaagaatctaaacccattaggattgtattccggaagtggttgttcaccttgcataacaggtttacatggtactatctcatcatcagaactagcaccgacatcatcagcaccatcaccatcactgagatcggggtctggctctgtctcggatagtggccttggctcatcaagatcatctgcatcatctacctcatcattcaatccaacaccaacatcagcaacatctacaacatctacaacatcttcaacatctctctgctcattcatttggtccaccctcgcagatgatccaataccacactcaaaactcatttgttcaaacctcgcagatgctccaataccataatcaacaactggtgggatttcttcactcctcacaggtgaatactcaacaaataattcaatacacccacttgaattttgagcattgttgaacataaacattacaCTATCATCATTGCgaatcacagaacatgtataactcataccggaaccatagactatacattgtctccataataattcaattgtgtgttggttcatatctattcccaTCGCATCACAAATCATTGCTACCAACTCATAATaggaaacacatgaatttaatataatggagctcctcgcacgaggtgggtcataaccaatacccatatgtggtagttgaactactctaccaccccaatacaaactcacaaatacttgcatgatttctgcatcaaaaacatataaaccaacgacaattatggacattttcctacaagccctaatttgtataaattgggtaaaactaacaaatgaaagcacaataaacatgaataatgatgaatgtagctaaattgatgaacaaattaccggatcttatggagaaatcGCCGGAAATTGCCAGAAAACGCCGGAAATCGCCGAGATAGAGGAATTGAAAGTGTATGAAGGTGCGTTCTGTGATCTGCGTGTGACTGGAGGCAGATAAAAGCCgccttaacgacgcataaccaatGTGCGTCGTTCATGagcgacgcacaacccttatgcgtcgttaagcgacgcataatccttatgcgtcattacttaacgacgcataatggttatgcgtttcattaagaacgacgcacaatcattatgcgtcactccctcaattagaatgaatctattctccttcattaaattggaattccattactctcttagcacaaaagaagaaagacctcgatcttttctaaaataaacaattttATTGGAAGATCTCCGTACTTAACAATTTTGGAAATACGTACGTATTGAATTTTGTGATAGGTATCTAAATACTCTCAATATTGCAAAAGTTTTTATTGTATTTCCTATTTGATGGTTgtgcgaatttttgatggtgatgaatgcaggaaaatgcagatcacgacacagagatttacgtggttcgatttactgaggtaaatctacgtccacgggaagaaaagagggcagagttgtattgcttgatctgttttttacagcttacaatacagacttgctatttgatatttgatctctagagaacttaacccttctttatctgatctgagttctatttatacattgaactaagatcgtggcttgcatcaccaatAACTAGGTCGTgacttacatcaccactaactaggtcgtggcttacatcaccactaactaggtcgtggcttacatcaccactaagtatgtcgtggatgtcgtggaggtcatgagatcctgcatgggtccaccactaaatagatcgtgtagtggaggtcgtggaggttctgcatgggtccactatctcccagttcggtcgaatactgagaccgaactgctgaactattgccgagcagcttttgccgatctgagagtagagcttgattggtcggcttttaccgagccgtaggctggggccgaactctttggtaatgccgaactgattggtcggcttttaccgagctgtaggctagggccgaactctttggtaatgccgaactgatactcttccttgggctttgggctgatgggccgtcactgctattgggcttgtttagtacgtaccccatcactaccccccccgaaaagcgaagtgaatcacttcggcgaagcgagtcacttcggcattctggataaaggtacgggggaggctgacgtcaggggacgtgccttgcgcgtgactgcattaaatgcgacagtaaaatccggccgttgaatcctgaaaaggtgggattcgaaacggtgcgatgattttgaaatcttctccgaatctgataaatacgtcctttcttcatcagttgaacacttttgctattgcttcttctgcaatctctctcttttgcgtaaaaatttccttccgctttcgagaatttcttcagaatttcttcagactttcaaagagtaagaaccatgtcttcttcttcttcttctgagtcaggtagcggtaggaaaggggataaggggtcttctagccggaaggaatccggggagaagaccgtagagtattttcacagcatcttgagtaaggatactgtgatatccttacacgaaaaatatttttttcctggggggaaggttgcgattcccgacgaccttcatagggctgactcgccgccggagggttacgccaccgtttatgaagccggcttggaatgcgggcttcgtttccctcttccccctgcctttgtagagctgctagatttttttcaactccctttaggtcaggtgactccgaactcttggaggcacttatcggcctttgctgccgaactgcgtaggctagataaggatctgtctctgagggcaatccttaattttttccagtttaagagaaaaggatcttggttttacttgatccctttacagccttttagggccttctgcaaaaccaagtggccaaagtggcaacatcgcttctttttttataataggacagcggctccgggctttccttggagagggccgaagtccgtgattcctcatcctcggttagaaccgttggccgagctcgagggcgagctcaataagattcctatgattaggaagcagtacctgaagtctgagctcgtcaagggcgacttcgtgttcgactcctcgtcttcggatgaagagaccgagggtgaggaattcttttttgtgcattactgccttgacgacgaaaactaaccttgttttcttgctttttggcagtgtacatgctgaataagattagccgcaaatcctccgaatctaaggaaccggagaggccaaaaaccaccagctcggcgtctgatgccga
Encoded here:
- the LOC121754873 gene encoding uncharacterized protein LOC121754873, with the translated sequence MSECYNNVLRGVRELPIRALVDLTFWRTVKWWAEKKTTIEHTEGELTPWARDRLAKNDSKGRKHYITVIDRDLGKYHVRTRGRIVQGVSKGNNVQIVRYLESSCSCGKWQMWRIPCSHACAVARDRGHVMIDLIDEKYYLGTWRSQYYSEVSFDAPRHEEYWVAPSWKLCITPQQLIPRTRGRVRRRRILNQMDVQEEDEPRAPRRCRNCGIEGHDRRNCSAGAVQ